The DNA segment AACCTTAATTTTTTTaccaaaatcaatcaaaattacGTAAAGTATAAGGAATTAAATTGACGACGCACATAGAACTATTACAATAAACTAATTAATCAAATTACAAAGATAACAAATTTCATCAATTATACTCGTACTCCGTAACAAGATTTAGAAAGTGGTACCAAAATAATAGTAGCCATCAAAGGGCATATTGGTAAAAGCACGTCAATCGTATTACAATATAACAATGACCTTCTACCCCGAAGGGAAAATGAAGCATTAAGCCCAAACAAAACCCTCTTGCCACCTTTGGTTTTTGCTACAAACACAACAGCTAGCATTTCAAGAATCCCATTCCCACCACCGCCACCGTCGTCGCCGCCGCCTCCGAAAATACCCAAAGAAACATACGGGCGACTACCTTAAGACTAGCTACACAAATTGAACATGGGACTGATCAAGACATCGAACAACCATTCCTCCTTCATGGAAAATTTCCTGGACCAGTGCGGCGGCTACGCCGTCATAGACGGCGGACTCGCGACGGAGCTGGAGAGACACGGCGCCGATCTGCGTGATCCCCTGTGGAGCGCCAAGTGCCTTATCAGTTCACCTCACCTCATCAGAAGGgtacttatttaattttctaaataacgactatatttaatttaaatagtgtttttttaaatataagtgattatatattttttttatatataaatttgttaaaaaaaaaattcataatcatttacTTTTAAAGATTGTAAACATTATCTTATGCTTTTCACTGCACATAATATGGGAATTTTCATAATCTCGTACGAGGTTTCTTCAACTTTTTTCTTCGTGCATGTAAAAAGGTCTTTAATTTATCACATCCGTTGCATGTACACACGATGAAAAAtatagtttttggaatttaatattttttttatatagatgAAATTGAACAAGATATTTTCTTTATGAaaattcatgagatttaatattcAGATAGATATTCGATTTTTGAGaatcattgttttttttttttttttaaaaaaaggtttGAATCAAACTTGTTTTTAGAACAGAAACGTACAACAATTTGTTTGTTGGTTTTTCAACAAACTCttgttgtttgtttttttttttttttaaaaaaaaaaaaaacaaactctTGTTGTGTTTGACACGTATCTGTATATAATTTCCCTAAAGCGTGAATATTGTGCCATACTTGACTACTAGTTGACAAAACACATTGCTATTTgtacatatataataaaattattatatgcttgtatattttataaaatcatacatatattattaatattattataatatattatcagGAGAATATACCCAAATATAGTATATGACGTGGTATTTTAAGAAGCAAAAGGGTCGCACTTAAGAGATCGAAGATGATTAATCAGTTTAAGAGTTCCAAGGATCTATATGTGTAAATTAAAGTGAGTGAATGTCAACAcgactcatatttataataaaaattaaaaaataatatcttgataaaaattaaaaaataatatctttCATAAAAACAgagatttatatttttagtcttgttatttgaatttttttttaatttttgctcTTGTTAAATGTGAATCTGTATTCTCAGTTTTGTAACTTGCATGTTTTTTTCATTATGTTACggtgaatttttatttatagtcAAGTAActtgtatattattttaattttttgttcttgaacttatatgttattttcattttttgatattttttaaatcGGGGTCTATCGTGTTTGAtcataaaggaaaaaaaatgaaagaaaacacAAGTTAAAAggatcaaaataaaaacaatataaaaGTTACAggattaaatttgaaaattcataGTAAGAGggcaaaaattaaaagaaaaaaaaaacttgcaaGTTTCAAAactgaaaatataaatttaccATTAATTAACATAAccgaaaatgaaaaaaatgcaaataataTGGCCAAAAATGTAATTCTctctattatttatttttaactaTTTCGGATAGGACATTGTCACTCAAAATTGAGTGAGATATTTATCTCATAGGAATTTTTTGTGTTAATTTACTGAGGTGACTCATATTGAATTAGAtggtatatatacatatagatATGCTCAAGTTTAACATCATAGTTTATATCGCACCttattctaattttttttctattaaataaaattatgaaaaatatttgaaaatcatatcaattcaaatattatttgactcgtataaaattattaaatttggtTATATTTTTTTCGAGCCAAACTCGAGCCAAGTTAAATAATATAGTTACATAGATTATAATCATCCGCAGGTTCACTTGGATTATCTTGAAGCTGGCGCGAATATCATTATATCTGCTTCATATCAGGTATATACTCAAACATGTAACATGTATATTCATGAACAAAATCATGAAAATATATGTCCAAATTCTGATTTATATAAGTGTACCCACGAGGCAGGCTACTCTCCAAGGCTTTGAAGCTAAAGGACTTTCCAAAGAAGAAGGCGAAGCATTACTCGAGAGAAGTGTAAAAATAGCGTGCGAGGCTCGGGATATATATAATGAAAGGGCCACCAAAGGTTCGTGGGATGTTTCCGAAGATGGGACGACACCGAATCGTCGTCCCATTTTAGTTGCCGCATCCGTTGGGAGCTACGGGGCTTATCTTGCCGATGGTTCGGAGTATAGGTGAGCGGTGAGCCATTGGTTAGTGGAAAACAGtggtttaatgaatgttatatGACTTGATGACAAGTGATTTGTGTGCTTTTTCTATGTCGTTTTTCGCAGCGGGATTTATGGAGATGATGTGAGTCTTGAAACTCTGAAAGATTTTCACCGAAGAAGGGTCCAGGTTTTGGCCAACTCCGGGGCGGATATTATAGCATTCGAGACCATTCCGAATAAGCTCGAAGCCAATGTATTACATAGTTTTTTCTGCCATATATATCGATTTGATATCTGTCACGTTTTTTAGTTAAAGTTGTGTGCTGTAATATATGTGATGTAGGCATTTGCTGAGCTTCTTGAGGAGGCCATAAACATACCTGCATGGTTTTCCTTCACTTGTAACGACGGAATCAACGTTGTCAGTGGCGATTTCGTCCAAGATTGTGCGTCGATAGCTGAATCTTGTGATCAAGTAGTTGGAGTCGGAATCAATTGCACGCCACCAAGATACATTCATGGACTAATCCAGTCGATTCGAAAGGTATCTTGTTTTCCTACTTGTGAGAAATCATCATTCAGCTTAGTTTTCGTTGTTTTGTGAGTGCAGTGTGCTAACAAGTAACAAATCCCGAGTTTGTATCAAACGTTTGCTATCTCGGATTACGGATATGTACTCATATTATACATCCTTCAGTCATCTCATATCTCGTATCAAACAGTACTACTTTGTTCGATGAGTTTCTGTATGGTTTAAAATATTAAGTCCAATTGTTACTCAGGTGACTACGAAACCGATTCTTGTATATCCGAACAGCGGGGAGACCTACGACGCTGACACAAAAGAATGGGTGGTGAGTTTGATAGTTCTCCTGAAATTTTTATCTTATTGACTTAGGTCTTATCTTACAAAGAACAGGTTGCATCTCGTTTTAGTTGTCGCGGTAtcctcattaaaaaaaaatttggtcttTTTTGAAGCCATCGAATGGCGTAGGAGACGTAGATTTTGTGTCATATGTTGTGAAATGGCGTGATGCTGGGGCGTCTCTCATCGGAGGTTGCTGCAGGACAACCCCGAACACCATCAGAGCGATTTCTAAGGCACTTTCAAACAGAACAAACTCTGTTTCTGCTGTGCTACTATAAAACCTGGAGTTTGTACATTTTCAATTGCACATGACTTGTATTATATATCAACTTTATGAATGTAATGACGATAAATCTTATGATTTGGTCTATTATACAagtaaatcataaaaaaaaaaaaagacagtaTAGCCCTGATAGAGTATGCAAGTTGATGCTTGATGAAGTAGACAAACGCTTGCCCAATGGTAGACGCTCGATTCCCCACGGAGTTTGTTTAGTATGATTTTTCTAGATAGCATGATTTGCAAGCTATTGGGTTGATCGAGTTACCTATTTCTTTATCTACCCTGTGTCCCGTTTGTGAAACAAATTACATACGGTATTTTTAGGCCCTATGCATATTTGGTAATTGGGTAGGCTAGggtttaaaacttgaaactaaTCTTTTTCCTTAAAACTAATCTACAATTTTTGTAAGATCCCTAGATGTTGGCAAATGTTATGATGTCTCCCTTGGTAAAGATCACTTGTAGTGATAACATTTGGATTGGTGTGGACTCCTGTAAAATAGACGAGCTTCACACCAACGAACGGGGGATAACACGTATGCTTGGTGAGATGTAACCTTTTCAAGGATGTATGATCATGTTCACGTGAATTATTGTCGCCAAATCCTCCGAGATGATCATGGGACGTAAATGAATCTATTGAATGAACCAAATTGCTTTAGTACACATTAATCCCACATTCCTtttttcacataaaaaaaaaaaaaaagctaaaTCTTTTGTAGTCGATTCTATCGAGACTATCTGTAATATTGAATAtgtctttcttcttcttctttttttttttttaatcaatattGAATAAGTTTTTAATATCATAATCTTTAGTCTATTTACCAGAATTGAGTAATTAACCATTGAAACATGAGTAAAAaatgtagataatatatatttaaattaatggtAGACTTAGAAAGAAGAAGATGAGAGGTATAATTAGAAGAATTAGAAGAAAATGAGGTGTACACGGGGAAATTCACAATTGAAAgtgatatatttatataaaaaataaaaaatgctaGATTTTTGatcataaatttattaaaattgttGTTTTGTCCGTCAGGGAGTCTGTTATCTCTTTTTTAAGACGAAATGTGTAACCCAATACTAACACAATAGCGTACAAAAtatatcttattttttttatataatactaTGTGTTGCTTGCTTacataatttttgttattttcacattatttatttttttcttatttttaattaggaGTTATATAATCAGTAAatcatctaaaaattttaaaataaataaatatatgtctaatttaaaaatatagataaaggtatgattgaattttttttcatataggTGTGTgtatgtctatatatatatatatatatattcaatttttaataaaatattaaaatgaaaTGATAGAATTTGTGATGAAAATTAGGGACTTTTATGGATACaaaagattaattaattttatatgataagtgatttatgttatattttttatgaCGTGAGAATTCACCCTCtatatttatgtgatattagtTTACGAAATTTATCGGCATTTTGTATTCCTCCTTTTAACGTGAAAAGATTCCATGTTAAATCATGAAACCGTGTTAATTTGGTTAGGCCATAAGTAATATTGACATATTGTTTCTCTTTTTATGGTTTTGGTTAGGCCATAAGTAATATTGACATATTGTTTCACTTTTTATGGTTATAATTTCCATCCAGTGGTGTTAAATTGGGTTAGCGTTTAGCGAGACGTCATAGCCTACAATCCACCACAACCTATTATTAGGTGAACAGGTTAGGAAAACACCAACCAAATTCAACCAACTCATTTTAGGTGGCAGGACGAACGAATTCGGCAGACTGATGTGTAATTTGGTGAGCTGAGGTGGACAAGTCTACGATCTACCGCAATCCACCATTTGACGAAACAGAACCAACCAATCCGATgaacttaaattattttgacacCTCTTTATTCCATCGTAATCAAGTTTGAACCAAATTTTTGAGACATATAATTCCAAATTTTGATCAAACAGTTTGGTTCTGACTTTATGTATTtgaatatctatttaattagaaCCATGATCGAGTTCTAAATTTTTTGGGGATAAACTCGTAAGTTTATTGAATAAAATCGTTCATTACAAGTCTAACCAACCAAGAGAAAAATTCACCATTCACCCATATAAATGAAGGAAAAAATGAAGCAAAACGAGCTAAATTTAAAAGGCCATAATAGAGTACATTAATTTATCTTtccatttatttatatatttattattgcaTTAATAAATTTATCTTAATCGTGACAAAGGATATGCCTTTATTTGATGCAAAATCTTCTTCAAAAATTCGAAAGAAGTATTGAATATATTCGCCACATCCTTTCGGTTAAAtagataattaatttatttactatGGGAAACGGCTACGCTACATTTTCTGAATCCgcgtttttatattttattattattacagaGTCGTTCATGAACAATCCAAGTGAAGAAATTTATCCGATGCAGCTATGCTATAAATCAATCCGTATATATagaatgaataaatatttttttgggtgATATTAGTTATTACTTGATTGACCCGTcagttattaaaaaataatttttttaaaaaaaaatcacgtAACGAATGTGTTTTGACGgtttaatttttatatcttcaaaaaaatttatgcgTATTCAAACATACATGGAATCGATGATGATAAAGAAATTTTGGTGATACAAGTAATACCTTTTCTTTCTATGCATATAATTCGGTGAACTTTATTTGGATGATGGtacaaaattaaagaaaagGACACCTAATTAAGTTACTTGAAAATATACCAAATAGAATTAGAAACAATTGTTTGAAAAAAGGTTACTATTTTTTAAGAGATAATCACATTTTTTTGTCTTATAATTTGAAcgttttctatttttaattgtattaaaaataaatttgcatttttagtgttcttgcatatttttaaaattttagttttgtcaacgaaaaatttgtatttttagaCTGTAACTTccatgatttttattttatttttggtcaaCTTTTTTACTATTGTCCGTCATGTTTATTtccaaataatattataaaaaaataattgcaaATAATGCGAGTTTCAAGAAGGTTTAATTTTGATGTATATAATCCAAAATCAAGTAATATAAACTTCGGTTTTAAAATTCTATATTCGGATTGAAAAGTTCGATTTTCGGTTTGTTTTGGTGTTTGGTTCATTGGTTTGGATTTAcagttttttttattagaaCCAAATTTTGAATACCTCTAGAAATTAGAATCCACGTTCGTCACCTAAGCAATTTTTCGCAGACACGACAGATTCCtgtcaaaagaaaaaaaaataaaaaaatggaagaaaaaaCATGCAAGTTATAAGACTCAAAGTGAAAATTCACCATTAATAGGACCAAATTTGTTTTAACATGCAAGTTACAAGATTACAAGTGTAAAATAATTGTTAACACCTGTAAAAAAAACTGTTAACAagaccaaaaattaaaaaaaataagtaatttacatgactaaaaatacaaatttcTTGTTAATACgaccaaaattataaaatatgaaaattatatgactaaaaatgtaattttttaaattatatatcttactatatattattaaaaaagagTACCGCTTAGTaaccgaattaaaattaatttaataaaaccaaagacgaaatatctaaaatatccttaaaaaattataaaaaaaaaacaaaatctca comes from the Henckelia pumila isolate YLH828 chromosome 1, ASM3356847v2, whole genome shotgun sequence genome and includes:
- the LOC140874866 gene encoding homocysteine S-methyltransferase 2-like produces the protein MGLIKTSNNHSSFMENFLDQCGGYAVIDGGLATELERHGADLRDPLWSAKCLISSPHLIRRVHLDYLEAGANIIISASYQATLQGFEAKGLSKEEGEALLERSVKIACEARDIYNERATKGSWDVSEDGTTPNRRPILVAASVGSYGAYLADGSEYSGIYGDDVSLETLKDFHRRRVQVLANSGADIIAFETIPNKLEANAFAELLEEAINIPAWFSFTCNDGINVVSGDFVQDCASIAESCDQVVGVGINCTPPRYIHGLIQSIRKVTTKPILVYPNSGETYDADTKEWVPSNGVGDVDFVSYVVKWRDAGASLIGGCCRTTPNTIRAISKALSNRTNSVSAVLL